One window of Papaver somniferum cultivar HN1 chromosome 9, ASM357369v1, whole genome shotgun sequence genomic DNA carries:
- the LOC113309359 gene encoding uncharacterized protein LOC113309359 yields the protein MGRKNYSRCEAEMAQENGGNPPTDGDVFIKTHINKVSGKALDPFSQGYIAQLREQSGLDENGLDEDGNQHSISNEVYANVLPTKRHKRIRAQRCHLQYLSNEDFEREKEEREEEFKRQMKERDEE from the exons ATGGGCAGGAAAAACTACTCTCGGTGCGAAGCTGAAATG GCTCAAGAGAACGGAGGGAACCCACCAACTGATGGTGACGTGTTCATTAAAACCCATATAAATAAAGTCAGTGGAAAAGCTTTGGACCCATTTTCACAAGGATACATT GCCCAATTAAGGGAACAGTCCGGGTTGGATGAGAATGGGTTGGATGAAGATGGTAACCAACATTCAATCAGTAATGAAGTCTATGCAAATGTATTACCCACAAAAAGACATAAACGCATAAGAGCTCAAAGATGCCATCTGCAGTACTTGAGTAATGAGGATTTTGAGAGAGAAAAGGAAGAGCGAGAGGAAGAATTTAAGAGGCAAATGAAAGAACGAGATGAAGAATGA